In a genomic window of Blastocatellia bacterium:
- the glpX gene encoding class II fructose-bisphosphatase, producing the protein MEHELGLEFLRVVEAAAIASAQTMGQGERKYSDHVAVEAMRKIMDTVPMRGEIVIGEGERDEAPMLYIGEKVGAGHKSEATDGERYPEVDIAVDPLEGTNLCATGAANAISVMACAERGGLLHAPDVYMQKLIVGPSSKGAVDLDAPVRDNLQAIARRLNRDIEDLVVIVLDRPRHRKLIADIREAGARIRLITDGDLSAGISAAVAGSGVHAVMGIGGAPEGVLTAAAMKCLNGQILARFALKDQLEQSEDRSKIPEGIVERMQEMGIKDPLRIYDTDDLAPGQKIIFAATGVTDGTILRGVRLFGTGMRTSSIIMATERTKRVRFIDTVHIEGGPDTVVRF; encoded by the coding sequence ATGGAGCACGAGCTGGGGCTTGAGTTCCTGCGCGTCGTCGAGGCGGCGGCGATTGCTTCGGCGCAGACCATGGGACAGGGCGAGCGCAAGTACTCTGACCACGTCGCCGTCGAAGCCATGCGCAAGATCATGGACACCGTGCCGATGCGCGGCGAGATCGTCATCGGCGAAGGCGAGCGCGACGAAGCGCCCATGCTCTACATCGGCGAAAAGGTCGGCGCCGGCCATAAGTCTGAAGCGACCGATGGCGAGCGCTATCCCGAAGTCGACATCGCCGTTGACCCGCTGGAAGGCACGAACCTCTGCGCGACCGGGGCGGCCAACGCGATTTCGGTGATGGCCTGCGCCGAACGGGGCGGCTTGCTGCACGCGCCCGACGTTTACATGCAGAAGCTGATCGTCGGCCCATCATCAAAGGGCGCGGTTGATCTGGACGCGCCGGTCAGAGACAACTTGCAAGCCATCGCCCGGCGGCTGAACCGCGACATCGAAGACCTGGTGGTCATCGTCTTAGACCGCCCGCGCCACCGCAAGCTGATTGCCGACATCCGCGAGGCCGGGGCGCGCATCCGGCTGATCACCGACGGCGATTTATCGGCGGGCATCTCGGCGGCGGTCGCCGGCTCAGGCGTGCATGCGGTCATGGGCATCGGCGGCGCGCCCGAAGGCGTGCTGACCGCGGCGGCCATGAAATGTTTGAACGGCCAGATACTGGCGCGCTTCGCTTTGAAAGACCAGCTTGAACAGTCCGAAGACCGCAGCAAGATTCCCGAAGGCATCGTCGAGCGCATGCAGGAGATGGGCATTAAAGACCCTTTGCGCATCTATGACACGGACGACCTGGCGCCGGGGCAGAAGATCATCTTTGCCGCCACCGGCGTCACCGACGGGACGATCCTGCGCGGCGTGCGCTTATTCGGCACAGGCATGCGCACCTCTTCGATCATCATGGCGACCGAACGCACCAAGCGCGTGCGCTTCATCGATACCGTTCACATCGAAGGCGGCCCGGACACCGTCGTGCGATTCTAG
- a CDS encoding lamin tail domain-containing protein produces MRKHFSGALVGLGLAVAGLWLVAASAHVAASRHAVILTSATPRAVAMAPRPAQQSPQVVSLVINEYLADPPGSAATDLVGDANGDGTRDATQDEFVELVNSGATPLNIGGFTISDATQVRYTIPANKIIPAGEAAVIFGGGTPTGAFGNAGANNLVFAVGGSGLSLNNGGDTITVKDTTATTVATVTFGATEGGADQSYTRSPDITGPFVSHTSAAGAGHLFSPGTRTNGSAFTTTDPIISSISPNVLVSGGGNTDIVVTGNNFVATSKVRVDGTQITTTFTSAMELGAVVPPSVTGVPGNHFVTVENPGPVVSNSVTLTVLGAVGINEYLANGSAGDANGDGTISATQDEFIEVVNRTDAPIDIGGYALRDATSVRFTFPPGTILPANEAAVVFGGGTPTGEFGNARVNGLVFTATLSLNNDMDTISLLGAGSQILESITYGSTEGGASQSINRNPEVFGSGFAAHTTMPGNGGRIFSPGTLVNGSPFTTGPRLTDLMPNNAPRNSPPFDMTIHGTNFESTAKAYIDGNQVTTTFMSGGELKAQVPASVTAVAGNHNVQVIHEGGNRSNVLVLMITLTDPVIDSISPTAALVGSGEVSITVTGHNFQAASQVRADGNAITTMFTDAMHLEATVPASITNIAGMHSITVVNPGNVVSNIATFTVLGAVGINEFLADPPDGLSGDANGDGIRDSSDDEFIEVVNRTEQPINVGGYALRDSDAVRFTFPAGTIIPAGEAAVVFGGGTPTGDFGNARLNGLVFRAGGGLSLNNGGDTISLLGPGSQVIESITFTSVEGNADQSLNRNPEIFGTAFATHSSVAGSGGRVFSPGTLVNGSPFTQGPRLTSLMPNSVPLNTPAFDMAVHGSNFESTAKVYIDGSAVMTTPISSGELKAHVPTSVTSVGGGHNVQVLHEGGNRSNVLILTVVATNPMITSISPNMAIAGTGDVALTVTGHDFQATSKVRVDDTVVSTTFVSGTELDAVIPASIINVPGAHSITVQNPDLVVSNSVTFTVLSAVGINEYLADPPGSAATDLNGDANGDGVRSSSDDEFVELVNRTSDPINIGGYIIRDADAVRFTFPAGTIIPGGEAAVVFGGGHPVGAFGNARANGLVFTASGGLSLNNGGDTISLLAGANQVIESITFGSTEGGANQSLNRKPEYTGGFVTHSSIAGSGGRLFSPGAQVNGDPFTAAPHITGIEPDSAPLNAPSFDLTIHGTDFDMTSRATIDGNIVSTTLVSPGELTARVPSIVTAVAGGHNVQVRYESGNRSNIAVLTIIPPPPALSEVLPRVIQQGSANFVIFVRGENFEPASQVFVEGTGVATTFNNSRELRATVPASFAANLGTRSVRVRNGDGKESNALSFEVVAADTRLTSLTPNEVTAGSPAFILTVTGAGFKTGATVLFDDAPLMTTLVSATQARGEVPAASVAAPGLHTVQERNGDGGASNQLVFVVLPIAPAAQAVDPAFVIEGAGDVTVSITGERFAPGAFARLVVNNQLTQLDTAYVSNQRLTAVVPAQFTQSAGALTIQVVNPDFGVSNAVTLRVFIRDPLVINEYLADPPGSAATDLIGDANGDGSRSSSQDEFVEIINRTSEPVDISGFKLSDADAVRHVFAPGTIVPPFEVVVVFGGGRPKGSFGNAAEEHLVFTASSGGLSLNNGGDTITLADAQGRVIQQIKFGSAEGGAGQSINRDPDGNGATFALHTQVAHDTSHLFSPGTRATGEAFAVKPSVQTLTPARVHVGAAVTLVVAGSNFAPGATVLLGSTPLATTFISDSRLEAQVSAAQLAEAGPLEIRVRNPKGETSAVATLQVFDDPPQLTGLSPNKTGTGAENLELTLTGERLQRGAVLLLGSQMVESEFVSKTTLKAILPASLFTKVGTLSVQVKNVDGNLSNTLTIAVDYGPLITRQSLKRVSAGSGIVELTVGGVAFNSTVTLLVNDVAVPTTFVSDTSFTARIPAALTAQPGKLTLQARHADGGRSNRATLRVVE; encoded by the coding sequence ATGCGAAAGCATTTCAGTGGCGCGCTCGTCGGCCTCGGACTGGCGGTAGCCGGTCTCTGGCTGGTCGCGGCCTCGGCACACGTTGCCGCCTCGCGGCACGCAGTCATCCTGACCTCGGCAACGCCGCGCGCCGTCGCTATGGCTCCGCGCCCGGCGCAACAATCGCCGCAAGTCGTGTCGCTGGTCATCAACGAATATCTGGCCGACCCGCCGGGCAGCGCCGCCACAGACTTGGTCGGCGACGCCAACGGCGATGGCACGCGCGACGCCACGCAGGACGAGTTTGTCGAGCTGGTCAACAGCGGCGCGACGCCGCTCAACATCGGCGGCTTTACGATCAGCGACGCGACGCAGGTGCGCTACACGATACCGGCAAACAAGATCATCCCGGCGGGCGAAGCGGCGGTGATCTTCGGCGGCGGCACGCCGACAGGGGCTTTCGGAAATGCCGGAGCCAACAACCTGGTCTTTGCCGTCGGCGGCAGCGGCCTGTCGCTCAACAACGGCGGCGACACGATCACCGTCAAAGACACCACGGCGACGACCGTCGCCACCGTGACCTTCGGAGCCACCGAAGGCGGCGCCGACCAATCCTACACGCGCAGCCCCGACATCACCGGGCCGTTTGTCTCGCACACCAGCGCCGCGGGCGCGGGCCATCTCTTCTCGCCCGGCACGCGCACCAACGGCAGCGCCTTCACCACAACCGACCCGATCATTAGCTCGATCTCGCCGAATGTCCTGGTGAGCGGCGGCGGCAACACCGACATCGTCGTCACCGGCAATAACTTCGTAGCGACCTCCAAGGTGCGCGTAGACGGCACACAGATCACGACGACATTTACCAGCGCCATGGAACTCGGCGCCGTCGTGCCGCCCTCGGTGACAGGCGTGCCGGGTAATCATTTCGTCACGGTCGAAAATCCCGGCCCGGTCGTCTCGAACTCGGTGACGCTGACGGTGCTGGGCGCGGTCGGCATCAATGAGTATCTAGCCAATGGCTCTGCCGGCGACGCCAATGGCGACGGCACAATCAGTGCGACACAAGATGAATTCATCGAAGTCGTCAATCGTACGGATGCGCCAATTGATATTGGCGGCTATGCGCTTCGTGATGCGACATCGGTGCGCTTTACCTTCCCGCCGGGAACGATTCTGCCGGCCAATGAAGCGGCGGTGGTTTTTGGCGGCGGCACGCCGACCGGCGAGTTCGGCAATGCGCGGGTCAACGGCCTGGTCTTTACCGCTACGTTATCGCTCAACAATGACATGGACACGATCTCATTGCTCGGCGCTGGCAGTCAGATTCTCGAATCGATCACCTATGGCTCAACCGAAGGCGGCGCGTCTCAATCAATCAACCGTAACCCTGAGGTGTTCGGCTCCGGCTTCGCCGCGCACACGACGATGCCGGGCAACGGCGGGCGCATCTTCTCGCCGGGCACGCTGGTCAACGGCTCGCCGTTTACGACCGGGCCGCGTCTGACCGATCTGATGCCGAACAATGCGCCGCGTAACTCGCCGCCGTTCGACATGACGATTCACGGCACGAACTTCGAGTCAACCGCTAAAGCCTACATTGATGGCAATCAGGTGACGACGACTTTCATGAGCGGCGGCGAGTTGAAGGCGCAGGTGCCCGCAAGCGTCACGGCGGTTGCCGGCAACCATAACGTCCAGGTGATTCACGAAGGCGGCAATCGCTCGAACGTGCTGGTGCTGATGATTACGCTGACCGACCCGGTTATCGATTCGATCTCGCCGACCGCCGCGCTTGTCGGCAGCGGCGAAGTCTCGATCACCGTGACCGGCCACAACTTTCAAGCGGCGTCGCAGGTGCGCGCCGATGGCAATGCCATCACCACCATGTTTACAGATGCCATGCACCTGGAAGCCACCGTGCCGGCCTCGATCACCAACATCGCCGGCATGCATTCGATTACGGTCGTTAATCCCGGCAATGTGGTTTCGAATATCGCGACCTTCACAGTGTTGGGCGCGGTCGGCATCAACGAATTCCTGGCCGACCCGCCCGACGGACTTTCCGGCGATGCCAACGGCGACGGCATTCGCGACTCGTCTGACGACGAGTTCATCGAGGTGGTTAACCGCACAGAGCAGCCCATCAACGTCGGCGGGTACGCGCTGCGCGACAGCGATGCGGTGCGCTTCACCTTCCCGGCGGGAACGATCATCCCCGCTGGCGAAGCCGCAGTGGTGTTCGGCGGCGGCACGCCGACGGGTGATTTCGGCAACGCTCGCCTCAACGGTTTGGTCTTCAGAGCCGGCGGCGGGTTGTCGCTCAACAACGGCGGCGATACCATCTCGCTGCTCGGCCCCGGCAGCCAGGTTATTGAATCGATCACCTTCACATCAGTCGAAGGCAACGCCGATCAATCGCTCAATCGCAACCCTGAGATATTCGGCACCGCGTTCGCGACGCACTCGTCGGTCGCGGGCAGCGGCGGGCGCGTCTTCTCGCCGGGCACACTGGTCAACGGCTCGCCCTTCACGCAGGGGCCGCGCCTGACCAGCCTGATGCCCAACAGCGTGCCGCTCAATACACCGGCCTTCGACATGGCGGTTCACGGCAGCAACTTCGAGTCAACCGCCAAAGTCTACATCGATGGCAGCGCGGTGATGACGACGCCCATCAGCTCGGGAGAGCTGAAGGCGCACGTGCCGACGAGCGTCACGTCGGTCGGCGGCGGTCATAATGTCCAGGTGTTGCACGAAGGCGGCAACCGCTCGAACGTGCTGATCCTGACGGTCGTCGCGACCAACCCGATGATTACTTCGATCTCGCCCAACATGGCCATTGCCGGCACCGGCGATGTCGCTCTCACGGTCACCGGCCACGACTTTCAAGCGACATCGAAAGTGCGCGTAGACGACACCGTGGTCAGCACGACATTCGTGAGCGGCACAGAGCTTGACGCGGTCATTCCGGCTTCGATCATCAATGTGCCGGGGGCGCACTCGATCACTGTGCAGAATCCCGATCTGGTCGTCTCGAATTCGGTGACCTTCACGGTGTTGAGCGCGGTCGGCATCAACGAATACCTCGCCGACCCGCCGGGCAGCGCCGCCACAGACTTAAACGGCGACGCGAATGGCGACGGCGTGCGTAGCTCGTCAGACGATGAATTCGTCGAACTGGTCAACCGCACAAGCGACCCGATCAACATCGGCGGCTACATCATTCGAGATGCCGACGCGGTGCGCTTCACGTTCCCCGCGGGGACGATCATTCCTGGCGGCGAAGCGGCGGTGGTCTTTGGCGGCGGCCACCCGGTGGGCGCTTTCGGCAACGCTCGCGCCAACGGCCTGGTCTTTACCGCGAGCGGCGGGCTGTCGCTCAACAATGGCGGCGATACGATCTCGCTGCTCGCCGGAGCTAATCAGGTGATTGAATCGATCACCTTCGGCTCGACCGAAGGCGGCGCCAATCAATCGCTCAATCGTAAGCCGGAATACACCGGCGGCTTCGTTACGCATTCGAGCATCGCAGGGAGCGGCGGGCGCTTGTTCTCGCCGGGCGCGCAGGTGAACGGCGACCCCTTCACCGCGGCGCCGCACATCACCGGCATCGAGCCCGACAGCGCGCCGCTCAATGCGCCGTCGTTCGATCTGACCATTCACGGCACAGACTTTGACATGACTTCGCGAGCCACTATTGATGGCAACATCGTCAGCACCACCTTGGTCAGTCCCGGCGAGCTGACGGCGCGCGTGCCGTCAATCGTCACGGCGGTTGCCGGCGGCCACAATGTTCAGGTGCGCTACGAAAGCGGCAACCGCTCGAACATCGCTGTACTGACGATCATCCCGCCGCCGCCGGCTCTCTCGGAAGTGCTGCCGCGGGTCATTCAGCAAGGCTCGGCCAACTTCGTCATCTTCGTTCGCGGCGAAAACTTCGAGCCGGCCTCGCAAGTGTTTGTCGAAGGCACAGGCGTAGCAACCACCTTCAACAACTCGCGCGAGCTGCGGGCGACCGTGCCCGCAAGCTTCGCGGCCAATCTGGGAACGCGCTCCGTGAGGGTGCGCAATGGCGACGGCAAAGAATCGAACGCCCTGAGCTTTGAAGTCGTCGCCGCAGACACGCGCCTTACCAGTCTGACGCCGAACGAAGTAACCGCCGGCAGCCCCGCTTTCATCCTCACAGTGACCGGCGCGGGCTTTAAGACAGGCGCCACCGTGCTGTTTGATGACGCGCCGCTCATGACGACCCTGGTATCGGCCACACAGGCGCGCGGCGAAGTGCCGGCGGCATCCGTTGCCGCGCCGGGACTCCACACCGTTCAGGAGCGTAACGGCGATGGCGGCGCTTCGAATCAACTGGTCTTCGTCGTGCTGCCGATTGCGCCCGCGGCGCAGGCGGTTGATCCCGCCTTCGTTATCGAAGGCGCGGGCGACGTGACGGTTTCAATCACCGGCGAACGGTTTGCGCCCGGTGCGTTCGCCCGCCTCGTGGTCAACAATCAACTGACCCAGCTCGACACCGCGTATGTGAGCAATCAGCGGCTGACCGCCGTGGTGCCGGCGCAGTTCACACAGAGTGCCGGGGCGCTGACCATTCAGGTGGTGAACCCTGACTTCGGCGTGTCGAACGCGGTGACGCTGCGTGTCTTCATCCGCGACCCGCTGGTCATTAACGAATACCTGGCCGACCCGCCGGGCAGCGCCGCTACCGACTTGATCGGCGATGCCAATGGCGATGGCTCGCGCAGCTCGTCGCAGGATGAGTTCGTCGAGATCATCAACCGCACCTCGGAGCCTGTAGACATTTCGGGATTCAAGCTCTCGGACGCAGACGCTGTGCGCCATGTCTTCGCGCCGGGAACCATCGTGCCGCCGTTTGAAGTCGTGGTGGTCTTCGGCGGCGGCAGGCCCAAAGGCAGCTTTGGCAACGCCGCCGAAGAGCATCTGGTCTTCACGGCGTCGAGCGGTGGGCTGTCGCTCAACAATGGCGGCGACACGATCACGCTGGCCGACGCGCAGGGCCGCGTCATTCAGCAGATCAAATTCGGCTCGGCTGAAGGCGGCGCGGGCCAATCGATTAACCGTGACCCCGATGGCAATGGCGCGACCTTCGCGTTGCACACGCAGGTGGCGCATGACACCAGCCATCTCTTCTCGCCGGGCACGCGGGCGACCGGCGAAGCCTTCGCGGTCAAGCCCAGCGTGCAGACGCTGACACCGGCGCGCGTGCATGTCGGCGCGGCGGTGACGCTCGTCGTGGCGGGCAGCAACTTCGCGCCGGGCGCGACCGTGCTGCTCGGCTCGACGCCGCTTGCGACCACGTTTATCTCCGACAGCCGACTCGAAGCGCAGGTGAGCGCAGCCCAGCTCGCCGAAGCCGGGCCGTTAGAGATTCGCGTGCGCAACCCGAAAGGCGAGACTTCGGCGGTCGCCACCTTGCAGGTCTTTGACGACCCGCCGCAACTGACGGGCCTCTCTCCGAACAAGACCGGCACCGGCGCAGAGAACCTGGAGCTGACGCTCACAGGCGAACGCTTGCAGCGCGGCGCCGTGCTGCTGCTCGGCAGCCAGATGGTTGAAAGCGAATTCGTGTCGAAGACGACGCTCAAGGCGATCTTGCCCGCCAGCCTCTTCACCAAGGTGGGAACGCTCAGCGTTCAAGTGAAGAACGTGGATGGCAATCTCTCGAACACGCTGACGATTGCGGTAGACTACGGGCCGCTGATCACGCGGCAATCGCTCAAGCGCGTCAGCGCCGGCAGCGGCATCGTCGAGCTGACCGTAGGCGGCGTCGCCTTCAATTCCACCGTCACGCTGCTGGTCAATGATGTCGCGGTGCCGACTACGTTTGTTAGCGACACCTCGTTCACGGCGCGCATACCGGCGGCGCTGACGGCGCAGCCCGGCAAGCTGACCCTGCAAGCGCGCCACGCCGACGGCGGCAGGTCGAACCGCGCCACCTTGCGCGTCGTCGAGTAA
- a CDS encoding DUF4910 domain-containing protein — MKRLAPLLGLLLLFNQTTPVRIAMAQARGDGFTKTSLLADKEVSALAAEINGLIAKDTVAELARSHRVQASSGYAHAAEYIAARAKQYGLEQVQIEHFTADGKKTYYTLKSTPGWEAASATLWETGPRRAKVADYAEMHVALADYSQSADVTAALVDVGPGTTAKDYDGKEVKGHIVLAGGNVATVHKLACDERGAAGVLSYQQNQVTAWSGDYVDNVRWGHLSPYNPDNKFAFMISLRRARDYQQRLARGEQITLRAVVKAEIKPSAYDVVSAVILGSDMAGEEIVFSCHLCHQKPGANDNASGAAAILEAARAINSLIQRGEIERPRRTIRFIWPPEINGTLAYFAEHPEVVRRMKAAVHCDMVGGNYAITKSVLHVTHTPASLPSAINAVGDVFAEYAINGALKAASGAGFEDALVAAEGAKDSFVADTTAFEMGSDHDVYEEGSFRIPTIYLRDWPDVFIHTNNDLPSNIDATKMKRSVFIAAASGYFLARAGGREAMRLADEVFARALASAPKVKARAAAIEAAGAADAADEARNLIARSVESDAEAIASVLQLAPNDRALEAKVETLVDQLSGAWLVLTGKLSEQRKGNRVIFTLEAKEPSKEKPRNAKEASRPRSVDFQRVPARRVTGPMSIYYYDYVTERAAGDTQAMERIAARPNGEILLYEILNLVDGKRNVQAIRDYLAAAYGPLPVEEVADYLRLLEKIGVVRTE, encoded by the coding sequence ATGAAAAGACTCGCTCCGCTGCTTGGCCTTCTCTTGCTGTTCAATCAGACAACGCCCGTCCGCATCGCAATGGCGCAAGCGCGCGGCGATGGCTTCACAAAAACGTCGCTGCTTGCGGACAAAGAAGTCTCGGCGCTCGCCGCCGAGATCAATGGCCTGATTGCCAAAGACACGGTTGCCGAGCTGGCCCGCAGCCATCGCGTGCAGGCGTCATCCGGTTACGCGCACGCCGCCGAATACATCGCCGCCAGGGCCAAACAGTACGGTCTTGAGCAGGTACAGATCGAACACTTCACCGCCGACGGCAAGAAGACTTACTATACGCTGAAATCAACGCCGGGCTGGGAGGCCGCATCCGCGACGCTCTGGGAGACCGGGCCGCGCCGCGCCAAAGTGGCCGACTATGCCGAGATGCATGTCGCGCTCGCCGATTATTCGCAGAGCGCCGACGTGACGGCGGCGCTCGTTGACGTCGGCCCTGGCACAACGGCGAAAGATTACGACGGCAAAGAGGTCAAAGGGCACATCGTGCTTGCGGGCGGCAACGTCGCCACAGTGCATAAGCTGGCCTGTGACGAGCGCGGCGCGGCGGGCGTTCTCAGTTACCAGCAAAACCAGGTCACCGCGTGGTCGGGTGATTATGTAGACAACGTGCGCTGGGGACACCTGTCGCCTTACAACCCGGATAATAAATTCGCCTTCATGATTTCGCTGCGCCGCGCCCGCGATTATCAGCAGCGGCTGGCGCGCGGCGAGCAGATCACCTTGCGCGCCGTCGTCAAAGCCGAGATCAAGCCGAGCGCCTACGACGTGGTCAGCGCGGTCATTCTCGGCAGCGACATGGCCGGCGAAGAGATTGTCTTCTCATGCCACCTCTGCCACCAGAAACCCGGAGCCAACGATAACGCGTCGGGCGCGGCGGCGATTCTCGAAGCCGCGCGGGCAATCAACAGCTTGATCCAGCGCGGCGAGATTGAACGTCCGCGCCGCACCATCCGCTTCATCTGGCCGCCGGAGATCAACGGCACGCTCGCTTACTTCGCCGAGCACCCCGAAGTCGTCCGGCGCATGAAAGCCGCCGTACATTGCGATATGGTCGGCGGCAATTACGCCATCACCAAATCCGTTCTGCACGTCACGCATACGCCGGCTTCGCTGCCGAGCGCGATTAATGCCGTCGGCGATGTGTTCGCCGAGTATGCCATCAACGGAGCCCTGAAAGCGGCTTCGGGGGCCGGTTTCGAGGACGCGCTGGTCGCCGCGGAAGGCGCGAAAGACAGCTTCGTCGCCGACACCACGGCGTTCGAGATGGGCTCGGATCACGACGTTTATGAGGAAGGCTCGTTCCGCATTCCGACGATCTATCTGCGCGACTGGCCCGATGTCTTCATCCACACCAACAACGACCTGCCGTCGAATATTGATGCGACGAAGATGAAACGCTCGGTCTTTATCGCCGCGGCGTCGGGCTATTTCCTGGCGCGCGCCGGCGGGCGCGAAGCCATGCGGCTGGCCGACGAAGTCTTTGCGCGGGCGCTGGCCAGCGCGCCAAAGGTCAAAGCCCGTGCCGCCGCCATCGAAGCCGCCGGCGCGGCGGATGCCGCCGACGAAGCGCGCAACCTGATCGCCCGTTCGGTCGAAAGCGACGCCGAGGCGATTGCTTCGGTGCTTCAGCTTGCGCCCAACGACCGCGCCCTTGAAGCCAAAGTCGAAACGCTCGTGGATCAATTGAGCGGCGCGTGGCTGGTGCTGACCGGCAAGCTCAGCGAGCAGCGCAAAGGCAACCGCGTCATCTTTACGCTCGAAGCCAAAGAGCCATCCAAAGAGAAGCCGCGCAATGCGAAAGAAGCGTCGCGCCCGCGTTCGGTAGACTTTCAGCGCGTGCCGGCAAGACGAGTCACCGGGCCGATGAGCATTTATTATTATGACTATGTGACAGAGCGCGCCGCGGGCGACACGCAGGCGATGGAGCGCATCGCCGCGCGGCCCAATGGCGAAATCCTGCTTTACGAAATTCTCAATCTGGTGGACGGCAAGCGCAACGTGCAGGCGATCCGCGACTACCTGGCCGCGGCTTATGGCCCTCTGCCTGTCGAAGAAGTAGCGGATTATCTGCGGCTGCTTGAAAAGATCGGCGTCGTTCGGACGGAATGA
- a CDS encoding glycosyltransferase, which translates to MKKVLLSIQLAACLAMLAATGVAAGDGAIHGRITEVRGYLMHDLTVTARNNHTGQQFETRTDDKGFFQFDHLEAGSYALRSECPNIQEIVGHSQVAAGQTAEVELLALPVQPTGNQAIDKFNASSNLNGGRYPAGNISYLNVNDWLDIYLMWVYFGILGLLSVYGVYRYRLVYVFLRYRRHTPKPKARFAPNRLPRITVQLPLFNEMYVAERLIDAVTKLDYPRELLEIQVLDDSTDDTVEIASQAVKTYFEQGFDISHHHRADRTGFKAGALEAGLKKSSGELILIFDADFVPRADCVRRIVDYFTDERIGMVQMRWSHINADYSLLTKVQGIMLDGHFVIEQTARNRAGGFFNFNGTAGMWRREAIEWSGGWQHDTLAEDTDLSYRAQLMGWHFVYLMDDDVPAELPVEINAFKSQQKRWAKGVIQVGMKLLRRMWSDPRLPLRAKLEQFFRLTGNLAAPLVIVLALINLPILIVRYNQGLFHLFLLDVPILTFSTVSVIVYYLVTQWHLHPKTWKQSIKYIPFVMSMGIALTFSNARAVLEALIGVKTPFVRTPKYKVEQTTDKTWVKKHYVPRKLNFPWLEFLFAAYFLFTIWYAIDSQTFGTIPFLLIYFCGYAYAVAMALAQATASLRGAKK; encoded by the coding sequence ATGAAGAAGGTCTTATTATCGATTCAGCTTGCTGCCTGTTTGGCCATGCTTGCGGCCACGGGCGTTGCCGCCGGTGACGGCGCGATTCACGGGCGCATCACAGAGGTGCGCGGCTACCTGATGCATGACCTGACGGTCACCGCGCGCAATAACCACACCGGCCAACAGTTCGAGACCCGCACCGACGACAAAGGCTTTTTCCAATTCGACCATCTTGAGGCGGGCAGTTACGCGCTGCGCTCCGAGTGCCCGAACATTCAAGAGATCGTCGGCCATTCGCAAGTCGCCGCCGGCCAGACCGCTGAAGTCGAATTGCTGGCGCTGCCGGTGCAGCCGACCGGCAACCAGGCGATTGATAAATTCAACGCGTCGAGCAACCTCAACGGCGGGCGCTACCCGGCGGGCAACATCAGCTACCTGAACGTCAACGACTGGCTCGACATTTATTTAATGTGGGTCTACTTCGGCATCCTCGGCCTGCTGTCGGTTTACGGCGTCTATCGTTATCGGCTAGTCTACGTCTTCCTGCGCTACCGCCGGCACACGCCAAAGCCGAAAGCGCGCTTTGCGCCCAACCGCTTGCCGCGCATCACCGTGCAGTTGCCGCTGTTCAACGAGATGTACGTCGCCGAGCGCTTGATCGACGCCGTCACCAAGCTTGATTACCCGCGCGAGTTGCTGGAGATTCAGGTGCTCGACGATTCGACCGACGACACGGTCGAGATCGCTTCGCAGGCGGTGAAGACGTATTTCGAGCAGGGCTTCGACATCAGCCACCACCACCGCGCCGACCGCACAGGGTTCAAGGCCGGGGCGCTCGAAGCCGGGCTGAAGAAATCTTCGGGCGAGTTGATTTTGATCTTTGACGCCGACTTCGTGCCGCGAGCCGATTGCGTCCGGCGGATTGTCGATTACTTCACCGACGAGCGCATCGGCATGGTGCAGATGCGCTGGAGCCACATCAACGCCGATTATTCGCTGCTCACCAAGGTACAGGGCATCATGCTCGACGGCCACTTCGTCATCGAGCAGACGGCACGCAACCGCGCCGGCGGCTTCTTCAATTTCAACGGCACCGCCGGCATGTGGCGGCGCGAAGCCATCGAATGGTCGGGCGGCTGGCAGCACGACACCTTGGCCGAAGACACAGACCTGTCGTACCGCGCGCAGTTGATGGGCTGGCACTTTGTTTACCTGATGGATGACGACGTGCCCGCCGAGCTGCCGGTAGAGATCAACGCCTTCAAGTCGCAGCAGAAGCGCTGGGCGAAGGGCGTCATCCAGGTCGGCATGAAATTGCTGCGCCGCATGTGGAGCGACCCGCGATTGCCGCTGCGCGCCAAGCTCGAACAGTTCTTCCGGCTGACCGGCAATCTGGCGGCGCCGCTGGTCATTGTGCTGGCGCTGATCAACCTGCCCATCCTGATCGTGCGCTACAACCAGGGATTGTTTCACCTCTTCCTGCTGGACGTGCCGATCCTGACGTTTTCGACCGTCTCGGTGATCGTCTACTACCTGGTGACGCAGTGGCACCTGCACCCGAAGACCTGGAAGCAATCGATCAAATACATCCCCTTCGTCATGAGCATGGGCATCGCGCTGACCTTCTCGAATGCGCGGGCGGTGCTGGAAGCGCTCATCGGCGTCAAGACGCCGTTCGTCCGCACGCCGAAATACAAGGTCGAGCAGACCACCGACAAGACATGGGTGAAGAAGCACTACGTGCCGCGCAAGCTCAACTTCCCGTGGCTGGAGTTTTTGTTTGCGGCTTACTTCCTGTTTACGATCTGGTACGCGATTGACAGCCAGACGTTCGGCACCATCCCGTTCCTGCTGATCTACTTTTGTGGTTACGCTTACGCCGTGGCCATGGCCCTGGCCCAGGCGACGGCCAGCCTGCGCGGCGCCAAGAAGTGA